In Kaistella sp. 97-N-M2, the sequence GTATCAAAAAGGAGAATTATAAAATGAAAAATGCAACATTAATCATTGGCGCGATTTACGGATTGGTTTCCGTTATTTTAGGCGCTTTCGGCGCGCACGCTTTAAAAAAAGTAATTTCCGTGGAGAAACTTGCGAGTTTTGAAACTGGCGTAAGATATCAGATGTATTCCGCTCTGTTTTTATTGGTGGTCGGCTACATTTTGAAATTTGAAACGCCCTCCGAAAAATGGATCTCAATTTTAATGATTGCGGGAACATTTATTTTCTCCGTGACGATTTATCTCTTGGCTTTCAGCGAAGTTGCGGCCATTCCGACGAAAATTGTGGGACCTCTCACGCCGCTCGGCGGCCTGTTGATGATTGTTTCCTGGGCGATGTTGATTTGGTATTTCGTAAAAAATAAGGTTTAATGTTCTTCTTTTTCGGATTTAACAAAAAACCCGTGGGCAAAGAACAGCGCAAACTCCGGAAAAATGGTTTGGAGGTGAACGCCCTCATCACGGTCTATAAAAAATATTTTGAGCTTTTCTTTATTCCAATTATTCCCCTCGGAAAAAGTTACAGCATTTATATCCCGCATTCCGATGAGTATTTTGAAGACGGATTTTTCGGTAAAATTCCGCCCGAATATTTAGAGATTTGTAAAGAAGTCGGAAGACTCTACTGAAATGACCAGACCCAGAATCGCTTTATTTCTCGGCATTTTATGCATCTCCATCTTTCCGGTTATCGTGAAGATGAATCTCACCTCGGGTTTAATTTCGGCCTTTTACCGAATGGCAATTGCCACAGCGATCATTGTACCCGTCGCGGTTTGTAAAAATAAAATGCGGCTCGAAAATCCGGCGATTTTACGGCCGGTCTTGCTCTGTGGTTTGCTCTTCGCCTGCGACATTGCGGTGTGGAATGTTTCCATTCAGAAATCATCGGCTACACAGGCCACTTTGTTAACCAATCTTTCCCCCATCTGGGTTGGGATTTTTTCCTTCGCCTTCCTCGGATATCGCCCACGCAATAGTTTTTGGCTTGGGACCGCCATTGCCTTAACCGGAATGATCGTTTTTGTGGGTGTCGACACCATTATGGGCTTAAAACTCGATCTTGCCTTTTTCCTCGCGCTGCTGTCTGGCTTGCTTTACGCCATTTATATTTTGGTGAGCAAAAGAGTTTTGGAAAAAATCGGAGTCATTCCGTTTATGACGTACAGCATGATCACCAGTACAATATTTTTATTTGCGGTGAATGTGTTTTTCGGTGAAAGTTTTGTGGGTTTTTCCGAAAAAGCCTGGCTCTCACTTTTCGTTCAGGGAATTGTCTGCCAGTTGATCGCCTGGCTGCTCATCAGTTACGCCACGCAAAAAATGCGGCCGACCAGAGTTTCCTTAAGCCTTTTAAGTCAGGCTATTTTTGCCACAGTCTTAGCCGCGCTTTTCGTGAACGAAAAAATTACTTCCATTCAAATGATAGGGAGCGGCATTATCCTCATCGGGATTGCAACCACTTTTTACGAAAAGAAATCAAAGCAAATCAAGTGATTTTTGAGTTCCTGCAGCGAAATTCCGCCAAATTATGGTTACGTTTCAATCATTATCCTTCAAATTTTCTTAAATTTGTAAATCTTTAAAAAAAATAAAAATCTAATTAAAATAATATGAATCTTCACGAGTACCAATCGAAAGAAATTTTGGCAAAATACGGCGTAACCATTCAGCGTGGTTTTACGGCAAATAATGTTGATGAGGCAGTAGATGCAGCAAAAAAGTTAACCGAACTGAACGGTAACGAAGGCTGGGTTGTAAAAGCGCAGGTTCACGCTGGTGGACGTGGTAAAGGCGGCGGCGTAAAGTTTTCTCCAAACATGGAAAAACTTAAAGAAAATGCCGGCAACATCATCGGCATGCAGTTGGTAACTCCACAAACTTCTGCGGAAGGGAAGAAGGTAAACTTCGTTTTGGTGGCAGAAGATGTATATTATCCGGGAGAAACCGAAACCAAAGAGTTTTATGTTTCTATCCTTTTAGACCGAGCACAAAGGAAAAACATGATCGTTTATTCTACCGAAGGTGGGATGGACATTGAGCACGTTGCGGAAGTAACGCCGCATTTAATTCATAACGAAACCATCGATCCGGGCGTAGGATTACAGGGTTTTCAAGCCAGAAAAATCGCTTTTAATTTAGGCTTGGAAGGCGCCGCATTCAAAGATTTCGTGAAGTTTATTACGAATTTATACAGTGCTTACGTCGGAATTGATGCCTCACTTTTCGAAATCAACCCGGTTTTGAAAACTTCAGATAACAAAATTATTGCCGTAGACGCGAAGGTTTCCTTGGATGGTAACGCTTTATTCCGTCACAAAGATCTGGCAGAATTACGAGATACAAGAGAAGAAGATCCAACAGATGTTGAAGCGGATGCTGCAGGTTTGAATTTCGTGAAATTAGACGGCGACGTTGCCTGTATGGTAAACGGCGCAGGTTTGGCAATGGCGACCATGGATATCATTAAATTATCCGGCGGAAACCCTGCCAACTTCCTGGACGTTGGTGGTACAGCCGATGCAGAAAGAGTTCAGAAAGCTTTCGGAATCATTTTAAAAGATCCGAACGTAAAAGCAATTT encodes:
- a CDS encoding DUF423 domain-containing protein, which gives rise to MKNATLIIGAIYGLVSVILGAFGAHALKKVISVEKLASFETGVRYQMYSALFLLVVGYILKFETPSEKWISILMIAGTFIFSVTIYLLAFSEVAAIPTKIVGPLTPLGGLLMIVSWAMLIWYFVKNKV
- the sucC gene encoding ADP-forming succinate--CoA ligase subunit beta, with translation MNLHEYQSKEILAKYGVTIQRGFTANNVDEAVDAAKKLTELNGNEGWVVKAQVHAGGRGKGGGVKFSPNMEKLKENAGNIIGMQLVTPQTSAEGKKVNFVLVAEDVYYPGETETKEFYVSILLDRAQRKNMIVYSTEGGMDIEHVAEVTPHLIHNETIDPGVGLQGFQARKIAFNLGLEGAAFKDFVKFITNLYSAYVGIDASLFEINPVLKTSDNKIIAVDAKVSLDGNALFRHKDLAELRDTREEDPTDVEADAAGLNFVKLDGDVACMVNGAGLAMATMDIIKLSGGNPANFLDVGGTADAERVQKAFGIILKDPNVKAILINIFGGIVRCDRVAQGIVDAYKAMGSLPVPLIVRLQGTNAVEAKQLIDDSGLPVHSVITLEEAANKVKEVLGH
- a CDS encoding DMT family transporter produces the protein MTRPRIALFLGILCISIFPVIVKMNLTSGLISAFYRMAIATAIIVPVAVCKNKMRLENPAILRPVLLCGLLFACDIAVWNVSIQKSSATQATLLTNLSPIWVGIFSFAFLGYRPRNSFWLGTAIALTGMIVFVGVDTIMGLKLDLAFFLALLSGLLYAIYILVSKRVLEKIGVIPFMTYSMITSTIFLFAVNVFFGESFVGFSEKAWLSLFVQGIVCQLIAWLLISYATQKMRPTRVSLSLLSQAIFATVLAALFVNEKITSIQMIGSGIILIGIATTFYEKKSKQIK
- a CDS encoding zinc ribbon domain-containing protein, producing MFFFFGFNKKPVGKEQRKLRKNGLEVNALITVYKKYFELFFIPIIPLGKSYSIYIPHSDEYFEDGFFGKIPPEYLEICKEVGRLY